A stretch of the Haloarchaeobius salinus genome encodes the following:
- a CDS encoding rhodanese-like domain-containing protein → MKRRALLTSGTLALGTLAGCLGRGDGETDPATATDAPTETAGRTTDANTPQEIGAEETESGGSSGSPREVTANPGDPNPTDGLPPEPDDVPAEREVDTSSYGTSTVEGEQIELAPIADVHYWWARQEARIADARGLSQYRESHILGAVASPVGTAIDDTHVGDWATDERIVCYCGCPHHLSSLRAAELQSAGYENVYVIDEGFFEWVDQSYPVVGSDASDRTLYRIRGRTRPRYAGEMVLARHVGSDRVEAAPVQRDGSYEIHVRFANVTPGSRLRIETPEYTVTATLDELTSDVVTPRLGDD, encoded by the coding sequence ATGAAACGACGTGCACTGCTCACGTCCGGCACCCTCGCGCTCGGGACCCTCGCGGGCTGTCTCGGCCGCGGCGACGGCGAGACCGACCCCGCGACAGCGACGGACGCTCCGACGGAGACGGCCGGTCGGACGACCGACGCGAACACGCCACAGGAGATCGGCGCGGAGGAGACGGAGTCCGGCGGTTCGTCGGGCTCGCCACGCGAGGTGACCGCGAACCCCGGCGACCCGAACCCGACGGACGGTCTCCCGCCCGAACCCGACGACGTGCCGGCCGAGCGCGAGGTCGACACGTCGAGCTACGGGACGTCCACCGTCGAGGGCGAGCAGATCGAGCTCGCACCCATCGCGGACGTCCACTACTGGTGGGCCCGGCAGGAGGCCCGCATCGCCGACGCCCGCGGCCTGAGCCAGTACCGCGAGTCGCACATCCTGGGGGCCGTCGCGAGCCCGGTCGGGACCGCCATCGACGACACCCACGTCGGCGACTGGGCGACCGACGAGCGCATCGTCTGCTACTGTGGCTGTCCACACCACCTCTCCTCGCTCCGTGCGGCCGAGTTGCAGTCTGCCGGGTACGAGAACGTCTACGTCATCGACGAGGGCTTCTTCGAGTGGGTCGACCAGTCCTACCCAGTCGTCGGCTCCGACGCGTCGGACCGGACGCTCTACCGCATCCGGGGTCGGACGCGACCGCGGTACGCCGGCGAGATGGTGCTGGCACGCCACGTCGGCAGCGACCGGGTCGAGGCAGCACCGGTCCAGCGCGACGGCAGCTACGAGATCCACGTCCGGTTCGCGAACGTGACACCCGGCTCTCGGCTCCGGATCGAGACACCGGAGTACACCGTGACCGCCACGCTCGACGAACTGACGAGCGACGTCGTCACGCCGCGGCTGGGCGACGACTGA
- a CDS encoding NAD-dependent protein deacylase: MTDPDTVAAAIADADEVVVLTGAGLSTASGIPDFRSEGGLWDVFDEEAFTLRRYRAQPERFWSDWLSLHEHFFDSGVAPNPAHDALAQLEQAGHLDALLTQNVDGLHPAAGSESIVHLHGTGTRATCPDCGASMPVEAARERVESGEGAPTCDCGGVYKPDTVLFGEQLPPAAMQEARRRAETADVFLAAGSSLTVDPAGLLPDTALRNGATLVVVNLDRTKYAGRADHVAREPVEEFLPAVAARVVELADG, from the coding sequence ATGACCGACCCGGACACCGTCGCCGCGGCCATCGCCGACGCCGACGAGGTGGTCGTACTGACCGGCGCGGGCCTCTCGACGGCCTCCGGCATCCCCGACTTCCGGAGCGAGGGCGGCCTCTGGGACGTGTTCGACGAGGAGGCGTTCACCCTCCGGCGCTACCGAGCACAGCCGGAGCGGTTCTGGTCCGACTGGCTCTCCCTGCACGAGCACTTCTTCGACAGCGGGGTCGCACCCAACCCGGCTCACGACGCGCTGGCACAGCTAGAGCAGGCGGGACACCTCGACGCACTCCTCACGCAGAACGTCGACGGGCTGCATCCCGCGGCCGGTTCCGAGTCCATCGTCCACCTCCACGGCACCGGCACGCGGGCCACCTGCCCGGACTGTGGCGCGTCCATGCCCGTCGAGGCGGCTCGCGAGCGGGTCGAATCCGGGGAGGGAGCACCGACCTGTGACTGCGGCGGCGTCTACAAGCCGGATACGGTGCTGTTCGGCGAACAGCTGCCCCCGGCGGCCATGCAGGAGGCGCGACGGCGGGCTGAGACGGCGGACGTGTTCCTCGCCGCCGGCTCGTCGCTGACCGTCGACCCTGCGGGGTTGCTGCCCGACACCGCGCTCCGGAACGGTGCGACGCTCGTCGTCGTCAACCTCGACCGGACGAAGTACGCGGGCCGGGCGGACCACGTGGCCCGCGAGCCCGTCGAGGAGTTCCTCCCGGCGGTCGCAGCGCGCGTGGTGGAGCTGGCCGACGGCTGA
- a CDS encoding translation initiation factor IF-2 subunit beta, with protein MEYETLLERAHDDLPDRPQDAGSRLTVPDPAGETDGAFTRLTNLQAIADALSRDSKHLHRTIQRELGTNGQFDGDRARYNGSFSVSDFDEAIQQYIDEYVTCGECGLPDTRLVTEDGVDMLRCEACGAFQPVSKSKSPSSANVNPDEVEEGRTYEVKITGTGRKGDGVAEKGKYTIFVPGAQEGDVVQIYIKNISGTLAFARLA; from the coding sequence ATGGAATACGAGACACTTCTCGAGCGAGCCCACGACGATCTCCCCGACAGACCACAGGACGCGGGCAGCCGCCTCACCGTTCCCGACCCCGCGGGCGAGACCGACGGCGCGTTCACCCGCCTCACCAACCTCCAGGCCATCGCCGACGCACTCTCGCGGGACTCGAAGCACCTCCACCGGACGATCCAGCGCGAGCTCGGTACCAACGGCCAGTTCGACGGCGACCGCGCCCGCTACAACGGCTCGTTCTCCGTCTCCGATTTCGACGAGGCCATCCAGCAGTACATCGACGAGTACGTCACCTGCGGCGAGTGCGGCCTGCCCGACACCCGCCTCGTGACCGAGGACGGCGTCGACATGCTGCGCTGTGAGGCCTGCGGTGCCTTCCAGCCCGTCTCGAAGAGCAAGTCCCCGAGCAGCGCCAACGTCAACCCCGACGAGGTCGAGGAGGGGCGCACCTACGAGGTCAAGATCACCGGGACCGGCCGCAAGGGCGACGGCGTCGCCGAGAAGGGCAAGTACACCATCTTCGTCCCCGGCGCACAGGAGGGCGACGTGGTCCAGATCTACATCAAGAACATCTCCGGCACGCTCGCGTTCGCGCGGCTCGCCTGA
- a CDS encoding SDR family NAD(P)-dependent oxidoreductase, with amino-acid sequence MDIDRYDSLDGQVALVTGANRGLGAEIAAELAELGATVYAGARRTDDVTADDLRPVELDVTNDGSMRTAVERIDEEAGRLDVLVNNAGIGGPSAALHRLEPRDIDAVFDVNLRGPTILTRFALPLLLDRPGGRVVDVSSGMGALDEGMAGGSAPYRISKTGLNGLTAYLHGEYVSDGLLANSVCPGWVRTDMGGPGATRSTEEGADTPVWLATFRPGSPGGRFWRDRSVIDW; translated from the coding sequence ATGGACATCGACCGCTACGACTCACTCGACGGGCAGGTCGCGCTCGTCACGGGCGCGAATCGGGGGCTCGGTGCCGAAATCGCGGCCGAGCTGGCCGAACTCGGCGCGACCGTCTACGCCGGCGCGAGACGGACGGACGACGTGACGGCGGACGACCTGCGACCGGTCGAGCTCGACGTGACGAACGACGGGTCGATGCGGACGGCGGTCGAGCGCATCGACGAGGAGGCCGGGCGGCTCGACGTGCTCGTGAACAACGCCGGCATCGGTGGCCCCTCCGCCGCGCTGCACCGGCTCGAACCGCGCGACATCGACGCGGTGTTCGACGTGAACCTGCGCGGGCCGACCATCCTCACCAGATTCGCCCTCCCGCTGTTGCTCGACCGACCGGGCGGGCGCGTCGTCGACGTCTCCTCGGGGATGGGCGCGCTCGACGAGGGGATGGCCGGCGGGAGCGCCCCGTACAGAATCTCGAAGACCGGACTCAACGGGCTGACGGCGTACCTCCACGGCGAGTATGTGAGCGATGGATTGCTCGCCAACTCGGTCTGTCCCGGCTGGGTACGGACCGACATGGGTGGCCCCGGGGCGACCCGGAGCACCGAGGAGGGCGCGGACACGCCGGTCTGGCTGGCGACGTTCCGGCCCGGCAGTCCGGGCGGGCGGTTCTGGCGGGACCGGTCGGTCATCGACTGGTGA
- a CDS encoding thiolase family protein: MNEPVIVDAVRTPFGKRDGAFRDTHPQDLAAVPLRALEERNGFDPAIVDDVVYGCVTPKGDQGSNIGRIAPLVAGWGEEIPADAGPGASYEGRHGPPGVQLNRMCGSGQQAINFAAGQVAAGFQDVVVAGGVEHMTREPMGSDGGSMAETYGEHYEELVPQGESAERIAETWGFDREHLDELAVDSQRRWGEAWEAGRYDSQVVPVETTLDGEPITVERDGHARPGTDMETLGGLPLAFREEGEGVVHAGNSSGIVDGAAATLVCSREVAEANGWEPMARIVAQEVVGVDPVMMLTGPIPATKQLLESEDLTVDDVDIFEVNEAFASVVAAWLEETGAPWERTNVNGGAIAHGHPLGATGAALVTKLVHELERTGAETALSTMCIGFGQGIATLIERE, encoded by the coding sequence ATGAACGAGCCAGTCATCGTGGACGCCGTGCGGACGCCGTTCGGGAAGCGCGACGGGGCCTTCCGGGACACCCACCCGCAGGACCTCGCGGCGGTCCCGCTCCGGGCACTGGAGGAACGCAACGGGTTCGACCCCGCCATCGTCGACGACGTGGTGTACGGCTGTGTCACGCCGAAGGGGGACCAGGGGTCGAACATCGGCCGCATCGCCCCGCTCGTCGCGGGCTGGGGCGAGGAGATACCCGCCGACGCCGGTCCGGGGGCGTCCTACGAGGGACGCCACGGCCCGCCGGGGGTCCAGCTCAACCGGATGTGCGGCTCCGGACAGCAGGCAATCAACTTCGCCGCCGGGCAGGTCGCCGCCGGCTTCCAGGACGTCGTCGTCGCCGGCGGCGTCGAGCACATGACCCGCGAGCCGATGGGCTCCGACGGTGGCTCGATGGCCGAGACCTACGGCGAGCACTACGAGGAACTCGTCCCGCAGGGTGAGTCGGCCGAGCGGATCGCCGAGACGTGGGGTTTCGACCGCGAGCACCTCGACGAACTCGCCGTCGACTCCCAGCGTCGCTGGGGCGAGGCGTGGGAGGCCGGCCGCTACGACTCGCAGGTCGTCCCGGTCGAGACGACGCTCGACGGCGAGCCGATCACGGTCGAACGTGACGGTCACGCCCGGCCCGGCACCGACATGGAGACCCTCGGCGGGCTCCCACTCGCGTTCCGCGAGGAGGGCGAGGGCGTCGTCCACGCCGGCAACAGCTCGGGAATCGTCGACGGCGCGGCCGCGACGCTGGTCTGCTCGCGCGAGGTTGCCGAGGCGAACGGCTGGGAGCCGATGGCCCGCATCGTCGCCCAGGAGGTCGTCGGCGTCGACCCCGTGATGATGCTCACCGGGCCGATCCCGGCCACCAAGCAGCTCCTCGAGTCCGAGGACCTGACCGTCGACGACGTGGACATCTTCGAGGTGAACGAGGCGTTCGCGAGCGTCGTCGCCGCGTGGCTCGAGGAGACGGGCGCGCCGTGGGAGCGCACGAACGTCAACGGCGGCGCAATCGCCCACGGCCACCCGCTCGGCGCGACCGGCGCGGCGCTCGTCACGAAGCTCGTCCACGAGCTCGAACGCACCGGCGCGGAGACGGCGCTCTCCACGATGTGCATCGGCTTCGGGCAGGGCATCGCGACGCTCATCGAGCGCGAGTAG
- a CDS encoding universal stress protein codes for MYEVLLALDTAEERARSQAEAVVDLPDAPDSIHVTIFHVFRDNPEGASVTQLATVHAVRDVLDEAGIDYSLSESSGDPATEILDEASGKDVDCICVSGRRRSPAGKALFGSTTQGVILDADRPVLVAPPQSE; via the coding sequence ATGTACGAGGTACTGCTGGCACTCGATACGGCCGAAGAGCGCGCACGATCCCAGGCTGAGGCAGTCGTCGACCTACCCGACGCCCCCGATTCCATCCACGTCACCATCTTCCACGTCTTCCGGGACAACCCCGAAGGGGCGTCCGTGACCCAGCTCGCGACGGTCCACGCGGTGCGTGACGTGCTCGACGAGGCCGGTATCGACTACTCGCTCTCCGAATCCAGTGGCGACCCCGCCACCGAGATACTCGACGAGGCGAGCGGCAAGGACGTCGACTGCATCTGCGTGAGCGGCCGCCGACGGTCGCCAGCCGGGAAGGCGCTGTTCGGTTCGACGACCCAGGGTGTCATCCTCGACGCGGACCGCCCGGTCCTCGTCGCGCCGCCGCAGAGCGAGTAA
- a CDS encoding VOC family protein: MGDDQIPVTAEAPDSPFRTTGTDHMTIIGSNEADTVAFYRDLLGMPLVLRQPNLDDPSQTHLFFDTGDGRILTFFVSDDRPSNAGPQRTGVGGVHHLAFSVAPDRFQEMVDAIEADGRGYNIFDRGIFHSLYTTDNNGLVIELAADKYEIPDDRRGEVLATTQRIREADGADYAKDEHMAAALEELGIEVEKHDLPDADSGVGGVS; the protein is encoded by the coding sequence ATGGGAGACGACCAGATTCCGGTCACCGCCGAGGCACCGGACAGCCCGTTCCGCACCACCGGCACCGACCACATGACCATCATCGGGAGCAACGAGGCGGACACCGTCGCGTTCTACCGCGACCTGCTCGGGATGCCGCTCGTGCTCCGACAGCCGAACCTCGACGACCCCTCGCAGACGCACCTGTTCTTCGACACGGGGGACGGCCGCATCCTCACGTTCTTCGTGAGCGACGACCGCCCGTCGAACGCCGGGCCACAGCGCACCGGCGTCGGCGGCGTCCACCACCTCGCGTTCAGCGTCGCCCCGGACCGGTTCCAGGAGATGGTGGACGCCATCGAGGCCGACGGCCGTGGCTACAACATCTTCGACCGGGGCATCTTCCACTCGCTCTACACCACCGACAACAACGGGCTCGTCATCGAGCTCGCGGCGGACAAGTACGAGATCCCGGACGACCGGCGCGGCGAGGTGCTCGCGACCACCCAGCGCATCCGCGAGGCGGACGGTGCGGACTACGCCAAGGACGAGCACATGGCGGCCGCACTGGAGGAGCTCGGCATCGAGGTCGAAAAGCACGACCTGCCGGACGCGGACAGCGGCGTCGGCGGTGTCTCGTGA
- a CDS encoding ABC transporter ATP-binding protein translates to MSAIRTENLRKTYGDVTALADLSLDIEAGELFGALGPNGAGKTTTIGILTGQLQPDSGTASVLGHDPVADPVEVRRHVGILPEQESPPSFMTPREYFDFVATVRDVPPDVVDERVEQWAQRLSFAEKLDTLSTDLSRGQQQKVMITQAFLHEPQVVFIDEPLANLDPIVQERVKRFLQDYRERGNTLFISTHHIEVAEEICTRVGIVYEGRLIADRRPGEMDGDESLLDTFVANVGSDEEWTEPMASPGDD, encoded by the coding sequence ATGAGTGCGATCCGAACCGAGAACCTCCGGAAGACCTACGGCGACGTCACCGCGCTCGCGGACCTCTCGCTCGACATCGAGGCCGGCGAGCTGTTCGGGGCGCTCGGACCGAACGGCGCGGGCAAGACCACGACCATCGGCATCCTGACCGGGCAGCTCCAGCCCGACTCGGGGACCGCGTCGGTGCTCGGCCACGACCCGGTCGCGGACCCGGTCGAGGTCCGCCGGCACGTCGGCATCCTCCCCGAGCAGGAGTCGCCGCCGAGCTTCATGACGCCGCGGGAGTACTTCGACTTCGTCGCGACGGTGCGGGACGTCCCGCCCGACGTGGTCGACGAGCGCGTCGAGCAGTGGGCACAGCGGCTCTCCTTCGCGGAGAAGCTCGACACCCTCAGCACCGACCTCTCGCGCGGGCAACAGCAGAAGGTGATGATAACGCAGGCGTTCCTCCACGAGCCCCAGGTCGTGTTCATCGACGAGCCGCTGGCCAACCTCGACCCCATCGTCCAGGAGCGCGTGAAGCGGTTCCTCCAGGACTACCGCGAGCGGGGGAACACGCTGTTCATCTCGACGCACCACATCGAGGTCGCCGAGGAGATCTGCACCCGCGTCGGCATCGTCTACGAGGGCCGGCTCATCGCCGACCGGCGACCGGGCGAGATGGACGGCGACGAGTCGCTGCTCGACACGTTCGTCGCCAACGTCGGGAGCGACGAGGAGTGGACCGAACCGATGGCGTCCCCGGGCGATGACTAG
- a CDS encoding DUF7344 domain-containing protein yields the protein MNATALEEGEIHSVLSNQRRRLVLKELRRTGGDSTLRELSESIAAEETGESPPPRNIRDSVYASLHQTHLPKLDGLEIVEYDSNTKSVSLTDLADELVPYTTVMSNTGLPWYQHYLLLGLAAMATVIAADLGVPLLADVGAVGVAVVFSVAMIGSLLVQLYTGTRPLQRLGRRLRSGRPD from the coding sequence GTGAACGCGACAGCGCTCGAAGAGGGGGAGATACATTCCGTACTGAGCAACCAGCGCCGCCGGCTCGTGCTCAAGGAGCTCCGTCGAACCGGGGGGGACTCGACGCTCCGCGAGCTCTCCGAGTCAATCGCGGCGGAGGAGACGGGCGAGTCACCGCCACCGCGGAACATCCGCGACAGCGTCTACGCGTCCCTGCACCAGACCCATCTGCCGAAGCTCGACGGCCTGGAGATCGTGGAGTACGACTCGAACACGAAGTCGGTGTCGCTCACCGACCTCGCCGACGAGCTCGTGCCGTACACGACCGTCATGAGCAACACGGGACTCCCGTGGTACCAGCACTACCTGCTGCTCGGGCTCGCGGCGATGGCGACCGTCATCGCCGCGGACCTCGGCGTCCCGCTGCTGGCGGACGTGGGCGCGGTCGGGGTCGCCGTCGTGTTCTCGGTCGCGATGATCGGCTCGCTCCTGGTCCAGCTGTACACCGGGACGAGACCGCTCCAGCGGCTCGGACGGCGGCTCCGGAGCGGCCGGCCGGACTGA
- a CDS encoding universal stress protein, which translates to MHVLVPIDGSDPGVRALSFGIDLADRFEGELGARPRRSSTPSNVTVVP; encoded by the coding sequence ATGCACGTACTCGTCCCCATCGACGGCTCGGACCCCGGCGTCCGGGCCCTCTCGTTCGGGATCGATCTCGCGGACCGGTTCGAGGGCGAGCTGGGAGCGCGGCCGAGACGAAGCTCGACGCCCAGCAACGTGACGGTGGTGCCCTGA
- a CDS encoding sodium:calcium antiporter, translated as MLNVLLFLGLAAVGTGVTWVGSTWLERASERIGVHYGLPPVVQGAIVAAVGSSFPELSSVLLSVLVHGEFELGVAAIVGSAVFNILIIPAAAGLSGDIGLTADRDLVYKEAQFYMLSVATLFLAFAFAVIYYPTETGTALRGTMTPLLALIPLALYGLYIFNQYQDTNDYDASHHERSTNIGRRWLELIAGLAVILVGVEMLVVSAIELGDALGTPSFVWGLTVIAAGTSLPDTVVSVQAARGGRDSTSLANVFGSNIFDLLVAVPLGVVVGGAVEINFSRAAPMMAFLVFATVVLFTLMRTDMNVSGREAWLLLGLYALFVVWLVLEELGVTTLVKGG; from the coding sequence ATGCTGAACGTCCTGCTGTTCCTCGGACTCGCAGCGGTCGGAACCGGGGTGACATGGGTCGGTAGCACGTGGTTAGAGCGGGCGAGCGAGCGCATCGGCGTCCACTACGGCCTCCCGCCGGTCGTGCAGGGTGCCATCGTCGCCGCGGTCGGCTCCAGCTTCCCGGAGCTGTCGAGCGTCCTGCTCTCCGTGCTCGTCCACGGCGAGTTCGAGCTCGGCGTCGCCGCCATCGTCGGCTCGGCGGTGTTCAACATCCTCATCATCCCCGCCGCCGCCGGCCTGAGCGGGGATATCGGCCTCACCGCCGACCGCGACCTCGTCTACAAGGAGGCACAGTTCTACATGCTGTCGGTGGCGACGCTGTTCCTCGCGTTCGCGTTCGCGGTCATCTACTACCCGACCGAGACCGGCACGGCACTGCGGGGGACCATGACGCCGCTGCTCGCGCTCATCCCGCTCGCGCTGTACGGGCTCTACATCTTCAACCAGTACCAGGACACCAACGACTACGACGCCAGCCACCACGAGCGCTCGACGAACATCGGGCGTCGCTGGCTCGAACTGATCGCCGGCCTCGCGGTCATCCTCGTCGGCGTCGAGATGCTCGTCGTCAGCGCCATCGAACTGGGTGACGCGCTCGGCACCCCGTCGTTCGTCTGGGGGCTGACCGTCATCGCCGCGGGGACGAGCCTCCCCGACACCGTCGTCAGCGTCCAGGCCGCCCGTGGTGGCCGCGACTCGACCAGCCTCGCGAACGTCTTCGGGAGCAACATCTTCGACCTGCTCGTCGCCGTCCCGCTCGGCGTCGTCGTCGGCGGTGCCGTCGAGATAAACTTCTCGCGGGCCGCCCCGATGATGGCCTTCCTCGTGTTCGCGACGGTGGTGCTGTTCACCCTGATGCGGACCGACATGAACGTCTCCGGCAGGGAGGCATGGCTCCTGCTTGGGCTGTACGCCCTGTTCGTCGTCTGGCTCGTCCTGGAGGAACTCGGCGTCACCACCCTGGTCAAGGGCGGCTGA
- a CDS encoding SRPBCC family protein, which yields MDAVELSTVVYVPREEAFEFLLDFTNHERYSEYVADVTRRGDGSVGTRFDVTLQWWRLTYTLTPAVTGLDRPDRIDWRVRDDVHAQGYWALEAVDDDPDAGHTVADGGEGDDRPGTRIRLRIEFDRRRSRLGRLRLPPMVSTDWVLRRIKPLAAREAQRVFERAVADLEGERRRVDLEFHVRPSTI from the coding sequence GTGGACGCCGTCGAACTATCGACAGTGGTGTACGTGCCCCGCGAGGAGGCGTTCGAGTTCCTGCTGGACTTCACGAACCACGAGCGCTACTCGGAGTACGTCGCCGACGTCACCAGACGCGGCGACGGCTCCGTCGGCACCCGGTTCGACGTCACGCTCCAGTGGTGGCGGCTGACCTACACACTCACGCCGGCGGTGACCGGGCTCGACCGCCCGGACCGCATCGACTGGCGGGTCCGGGACGACGTGCACGCTCAGGGCTACTGGGCACTGGAGGCGGTCGACGACGACCCCGACGCCGGACACACCGTGGCCGACGGCGGCGAGGGTGACGACCGCCCGGGCACCCGCATCCGGCTCCGCATCGAGTTCGACCGGCGTCGCTCCCGGCTCGGCCGGCTCCGGCTCCCGCCGATGGTCTCGACCGACTGGGTGCTCCGGCGCATCAAACCGCTGGCCGCCCGCGAGGCCCAGCGGGTGTTCGAGCGGGCGGTCGCCGACCTGGAGGGCGAGCGTCGGCGCGTCGACCTCGAGTTCCACGTCCGCCCGTCGACCATCTGA